In the genome of Deinococcus deserti VCD115, one region contains:
- a CDS encoding PilT/PilU family type 4a pilus ATPase, which yields MSVLNSILSTLVQEGVSDIHLRSFSAPAGRVNGEIKRFGNTELLPEHIEEFTREMMARPGMWEEFTTTREADFAYGIPGLARFRVNAYFQRGTLGLIMRVIETKPIPTFEELGLPQQTFEHLGAQERGLVLVTGPTGSGKTTTLASLIDYINATQAVNIVTLEDPIEILHRDKQAMISQRELGSDTMSFSNGLRAAMRQDPDVILIGEMRDKETVEAALSAAQTGHLVLSTLHTQDAIRTVNRIIDFFAPHEREQIRQGLSESLVGIVSQRLLPKLGGGRVLGMEVLLGTPTVRECVKDPDRTEEIKQALLEGGLRGMHTFDQHLGNLVMSGMMSEEDAMASATSPHELKILLMRQQFA from the coding sequence ATGAGCGTCCTGAACAGCATTCTGAGCACATTAGTCCAAGAGGGGGTCAGTGACATTCACCTGAGGTCCTTCAGCGCCCCAGCCGGGAGGGTCAACGGCGAAATCAAGCGCTTCGGCAATACCGAACTACTGCCCGAACACATTGAGGAATTTACGCGGGAAATGATGGCGCGCCCCGGCATGTGGGAAGAATTCACCACCACCCGCGAGGCCGACTTCGCCTATGGAATTCCTGGGCTGGCCCGTTTCCGGGTCAATGCCTACTTCCAGCGCGGCACCCTGGGGCTGATCATGCGCGTCATTGAGACAAAACCCATTCCCACTTTTGAGGAACTGGGCCTGCCCCAGCAAACCTTTGAGCACCTCGGGGCCCAGGAACGCGGACTGGTGCTGGTGACCGGACCGACTGGCTCGGGCAAGACCACCACCCTGGCCAGCCTGATCGACTACATCAATGCAACCCAGGCCGTCAATATCGTCACGCTCGAAGACCCTATCGAGATCCTGCACCGAGATAAGCAGGCCATGATCAGCCAGCGTGAACTGGGCAGCGATACCATGAGCTTCAGCAACGGCCTGCGCGCTGCCATGCGCCAGGATCCCGACGTCATCCTGATCGGCGAAATGCGCGACAAGGAAACCGTGGAAGCTGCGCTGTCGGCCGCTCAGACCGGTCACCTGGTGCTGAGCACGCTGCATACCCAAGACGCCATCCGGACGGTCAACCGCATCATCGACTTCTTCGCGCCGCACGAGCGCGAACAGATCCGCCAGGGCCTCTCGGAAAGTCTCGTAGGAATTGTCAGCCAGCGCCTGCTGCCCAAACTGGGCGGAGGCCGTGTGCTGGGCATGGAAGTGCTGCTGGGCACGCCAACCGTGCGCGAGTGTGTCAAGGACCCCGACCGGACCGAGGAAATCAAGCAGGCCCTGCTGGAAGGTGGCCTGCGCGGCATGCACACCTTCGACCAGCATCTGGGCAACCTGGTGATGTCAGGCATGATGAGTGAAGAGGACGCCATGGCTTCTGCGACCAGCCCACACGAGCTGAAGATCCTGCTGATGCGTCAGCAGTTCGCCTGA
- a CDS encoding DUF488 family protein: MTLPRLLTIGYEDADLHDFLDTLRTAGVQVVVDTRERAQSRRRGYSKTALGMALAQQGIAYRHLRALGTPPGIRKAYKLNRDFAALKAGYTLHLATQGEALTELAALAARSRVALLCYEADPHECHRSLVARRLQELELVGEVEDLQVLAS, encoded by the coding sequence ATGACCCTGCCCAGGCTGCTGACCATCGGCTACGAGGACGCGGATCTGCATGACTTTCTTGACACCTTACGAACTGCTGGCGTTCAGGTCGTGGTGGATACCCGTGAGCGCGCCCAGAGCCGGCGCAGAGGCTACAGCAAAACCGCGCTTGGAATGGCCCTGGCACAGCAGGGCATCGCATACCGGCACCTGCGGGCACTCGGCACTCCGCCAGGGATTCGCAAGGCCTACAAACTGAACAGGGATTTTGCGGCCCTGAAAGCCGGGTACACCCTGCATCTGGCCACCCAGGGCGAGGCGCTCACCGAACTGGCTGCATTGGCAGCCCGAAGTCGGGTTGCCCTGCTGTGTTATGAAGCCGATCCGCACGAGTGCCACCGGTCCCTGGTTGCCCGCAGGCTGCAGGAACTCGAACTGGTAGGCGAGGTGGAGGACCTGCAAGTTTTGGCCAGCTGA
- a CDS encoding four-helix bundle copper-binding protein translates to MKTRIQTMLSAHPQPQSLFDQDTLAECIAACMECAQICGACADACLAETEHLTHLLRCIRMNLDCADVCAATGRILSRLTSPDQTMLRAQLQACMTACKACGDECERHGTEMNMQHCTVCAESCRQCESACAALLGRLSESADNSRAAVHPY, encoded by the coding sequence ATGAAAACCCGGATACAGACCATGCTGTCTGCTCACCCGCAACCCCAGAGCCTTTTTGACCAGGACACTTTGGCAGAATGTATTGCTGCGTGTATGGAGTGCGCTCAGATTTGCGGGGCGTGTGCCGACGCCTGCCTGGCCGAGACGGAGCACCTGACGCATCTTCTCCGCTGTATCCGAATGAATCTGGACTGCGCTGATGTCTGTGCGGCCACCGGACGTATCCTGTCGCGGCTGACCTCTCCGGATCAGACAATGTTACGGGCACAGCTGCAGGCCTGCATGACGGCATGTAAAGCGTGTGGAGACGAATGCGAACGACACGGCACCGAGATGAATATGCAGCACTGCACCGTGTGTGCCGAAAGTTGCCGGCAGTGTGAATCCGCCTGTGCGGCGCTACTGGGCCGTCTGTCAGAGTCGGCAGACAATTCACGCGCAGCTGTTCATCCCTACTGA
- a CDS encoding IucA/IucC family protein, with product MLPELPRTPAHEAARHALHNLLNCYLREVAGPAGQTSVHHRSTVHQGPGEAHLEAQLPDAGAEIRVPLEHASLTGNHRYGMPAQFRQPGGTWQSLDWETFAQLVTADLAARTGTPNDELLSQIRQSVEMTEAALSHAGAPTSGDTPLDAYLRSEQALKVGHRFHPAPKSRSWGDATEAWSAYAPELGARFALHYFAVRRDLIMQDSMLAQSTAALVRPAQTLSLQDDFVLVPTHPGQARLLREWPQVRAALSRGELQDLGPLGPEFSPTASVRTLMHPDVPFFYKCSLNVRITNCVRKNAEYELEGAVHLSRVWQQAEPEFTARFPHTRVLLEPAFLSVRLGDTAAQQRETIEGFGLILREQFTAYLQPGVTPLLSGALFGNPSSGLPGQLEQAALLTGLPPRETALEWFAAYLDLLVPPVLHALFAHGVVFEPHLQNVVVGLRNGWPTQVFLRDLEGTKLIAGRAPQAWFEGASDRARQAFTYSAERGWQRVAYCLLVNHLTEVVAELAAFAPESELWPVLAASLRRYQRQHGTPASARQIHGLLSGAPWPVKTNLLTRFARQADREAQYVPLRSPLAHLVPA from the coding sequence ATGCTGCCTGAACTCCCCAGGACCCCGGCCCACGAAGCGGCCCGTCACGCCCTGCACAACCTCCTGAACTGCTACCTGCGCGAGGTGGCTGGACCTGCCGGCCAGACCTCTGTTCATCACCGATCTACTGTGCATCAGGGGCCGGGCGAAGCGCATCTGGAAGCGCAGCTGCCGGATGCCGGCGCCGAGATCCGCGTGCCGCTTGAACATGCCAGCCTCACGGGAAACCACCGGTATGGGATGCCGGCGCAGTTCCGTCAGCCGGGCGGCACATGGCAGTCCCTGGACTGGGAGACCTTTGCCCAGCTGGTCACGGCTGACCTGGCGGCCCGGACCGGCACGCCTAACGATGAACTGCTGTCCCAGATTCGCCAGAGCGTGGAGATGACCGAAGCGGCGCTGTCTCACGCCGGGGCCCCGACTTCCGGTGACACGCCGCTGGACGCCTACCTTCGCTCCGAGCAGGCGCTGAAGGTCGGCCACCGGTTTCATCCTGCGCCCAAGAGCCGTTCGTGGGGAGACGCAACGGAGGCATGGAGCGCCTACGCTCCGGAACTCGGAGCCCGCTTTGCGCTGCATTACTTCGCGGTGCGCCGTGACCTGATTATGCAGGACTCCATGCTGGCGCAGAGCACCGCAGCGCTGGTGCGCCCGGCGCAGACGCTTTCCCTTCAAGATGATTTTGTGCTGGTGCCCACCCACCCTGGTCAGGCCCGGCTGCTGCGGGAGTGGCCTCAGGTGCGCGCCGCCCTCTCACGTGGAGAGTTACAGGACCTGGGACCGCTCGGGCCGGAGTTTTCGCCCACCGCTTCGGTACGGACCCTGATGCACCCGGACGTCCCTTTTTTCTACAAGTGCTCGCTGAATGTCCGGATCACCAACTGCGTGCGCAAGAACGCCGAGTATGAGCTGGAAGGCGCCGTTCACCTCAGCCGGGTGTGGCAGCAGGCCGAGCCTGAATTCACGGCCCGGTTTCCGCACACCCGCGTTCTGCTGGAGCCCGCGTTCCTGAGCGTCCGCCTGGGCGACACGGCAGCGCAGCAGCGCGAGACCATTGAAGGTTTCGGCCTGATCCTGCGTGAGCAGTTCACGGCCTACCTGCAGCCGGGTGTGACTCCGCTGCTCTCGGGGGCCCTGTTCGGCAATCCATCCTCGGGCCTGCCGGGACAGCTTGAGCAGGCGGCGCTGCTGACCGGTCTGCCGCCGCGCGAAACAGCGCTGGAATGGTTTGCCGCGTACCTCGACCTGCTGGTGCCGCCGGTGCTGCACGCCCTGTTCGCCCACGGGGTGGTGTTCGAACCGCACCTGCAGAACGTGGTGGTCGGGCTGCGGAACGGGTGGCCCACGCAGGTCTTTCTGCGCGACCTGGAAGGCACCAAGCTGATTGCCGGACGTGCGCCTCAGGCCTGGTTCGAGGGGGCCAGTGACCGCGCGCGGCAAGCGTTTACGTACAGTGCCGAGCGGGGCTGGCAGCGCGTCGCGTACTGCCTGCTGGTCAATCACCTCACGGAAGTGGTTGCCGAACTCGCGGCGTTTGCTCCTGAGTCCGAACTGTGGCCGGTCCTGGCCGCTTCGCTGCGGCGCTACCAGCGTCAGCACGGCACTCCGGCCTCTGCCCGCCAGATTCATGGGCTGCTCTCAGGCGCACCCTGGCCGGTCAAAACCAACCTGCTGACCCGCTTTGCACGGCAGGCCGACCGGGAAGCGCAGTATGTACCGCTGCGCAGTCCACTGGCGCACCTGGTGCCGGCATGA
- a CDS encoding type III PLP-dependent enzyme has protein sequence MRAPDRVRAAALKLAATTPEPISAYVYDLAALDEHAAWLRATLPAACELFYAVKANPEPRILETLAPHVDGFEVASGGELAQVSARFPQVPVIFGGPGKTDSELAQALEAGAEVLHVESRSELERLAWTARSRGRVAAVLLRVNLRVGDLPDTPLTMGGRPTPFGIDAAEIPGCLAWLEQHPELQLRGFHFHLLSHQLDARAHLRLLAAYAEQVRAWQSRYGLTTDLLNVGGGIGVNYRNPAQSFDWSTFCTGMQALTATLPGVRWRLELGRFVTAGCGYYAMQVIDLKHNLGEAFVVARGGTHQFRTPAAQGHNHPFEVLAVDSWPHAYSRVELAGGLVTVVGQLCTPKDVLARRVPVGRVRAGDLLLFSLAGAYAWNISHQQFLSHPAPQMVFLAVDQGGPVQQEGTRREELC, from the coding sequence ATGAGGGCGCCCGACCGGGTGAGGGCAGCCGCGCTGAAGCTGGCGGCCACGACCCCTGAGCCCATCAGCGCTTACGTGTACGATCTTGCGGCGCTGGACGAGCACGCCGCGTGGCTCCGCGCCACCCTGCCAGCAGCATGCGAGCTGTTCTACGCTGTCAAGGCCAATCCTGAACCCCGAATTCTGGAAACCCTGGCGCCCCACGTAGACGGCTTCGAGGTGGCGTCGGGCGGGGAGCTTGCGCAGGTGTCTGCCCGTTTCCCGCAGGTGCCGGTCATCTTCGGTGGACCAGGCAAAACCGACAGCGAGCTGGCACAGGCGCTGGAAGCCGGCGCTGAGGTTCTTCATGTGGAGAGCCGCAGTGAACTCGAACGCCTGGCCTGGACGGCCCGGTCCAGGGGACGCGTGGCTGCGGTGCTGCTGCGGGTCAACCTCCGTGTCGGGGACCTGCCCGACACGCCGCTGACCATGGGCGGGCGTCCCACGCCGTTCGGCATCGACGCTGCCGAGATACCCGGCTGTCTGGCGTGGCTGGAGCAGCATCCGGAACTGCAGCTGCGCGGCTTTCACTTTCACCTGCTGTCGCATCAGCTTGATGCCCGCGCTCATCTGCGGCTGCTGGCTGCGTACGCCGAGCAGGTGCGCGCCTGGCAGAGCCGCTATGGCCTGACGACCGACCTGCTGAACGTAGGCGGCGGCATCGGCGTGAACTACCGCAACCCGGCGCAGTCTTTTGACTGGAGCACCTTCTGCACCGGAATGCAGGCCCTGACAGCCACCCTGCCGGGGGTGCGCTGGCGCCTGGAGCTTGGGCGCTTCGTTACCGCCGGGTGCGGGTACTACGCCATGCAGGTAATCGACCTGAAGCACAACCTGGGTGAAGCCTTCGTGGTGGCCAGGGGCGGTACCCACCAGTTCCGCACGCCGGCAGCGCAGGGCCATAACCATCCCTTCGAGGTGCTGGCGGTGGATTCCTGGCCCCATGCCTATTCCCGCGTTGAACTGGCCGGAGGTTTGGTGACAGTCGTAGGACAGCTGTGTACTCCCAAGGATGTGCTGGCGCGGCGGGTGCCAGTCGGACGGGTCCGGGCCGGCGACCTGCTGCTGTTCTCGCTGGCGGGAGCCTACGCCTGGAACATCTCACACCAGCAGTTCCTGTCACACCCCGCGCCTCAGATGGTGTTTCTTGCGGTGGACCAGGGAGGACCGGTCCAGCAGGAGGGCACACGCAGGGAAGAGCTCTGCTGA
- a CDS encoding DinB family protein, translating into MSRKKAIVPTVVTVATVGVAAGAAYLARVRKNDVKDFMVSRVLEAPAGRSSYTELGQSLERSGTFLAGRAARAADTPANRELLGHIISIERWGQQRLKAALGQQDFQRDEARQYRPPQDASLRELRELLSQVRAGTVELVRQLHVTPPDDSLTVEHNGLGPLTAKAWVRYLTQHGDLESRRLRSNREPEGLGN; encoded by the coding sequence ATGAGCCGGAAAAAAGCCATTGTTCCTACGGTCGTGACGGTCGCCACCGTCGGTGTGGCAGCCGGAGCAGCCTACCTGGCGCGGGTGCGCAAGAACGACGTCAAGGACTTCATGGTGTCGCGGGTGCTCGAGGCCCCGGCCGGGCGCAGCAGCTACACCGAACTGGGTCAGAGCCTGGAACGCTCCGGAACCTTCCTGGCTGGCCGGGCAGCGCGGGCCGCCGATACCCCCGCCAACCGTGAGTTGCTGGGGCATATCATCAGCATCGAACGCTGGGGGCAGCAACGGCTGAAAGCTGCGTTGGGTCAGCAGGATTTTCAGCGCGACGAAGCCCGGCAGTACCGTCCGCCCCAGGACGCCAGCCTCCGGGAACTGCGTGAACTGCTTTCGCAGGTTCGCGCTGGTACGGTCGAGCTGGTCCGCCAGCTGCATGTCACGCCTCCGGACGACAGTCTGACGGTGGAGCACAATGGTCTGGGACCGCTGACGGCCAAGGCCTGGGTGCGTTACCTGACCCAGCACGGCGATCTGGAAAGCCGCCGGCTGCGCTCAAACCGTGAGCCTGAAGGCCTGGGAAACTGA
- a CDS encoding 5-formyltetrahydrofolate cyclo-ligase, with amino-acid sequence MTHAAYAVTPGAWREQVWTTLMREGQCSYPLPPHGHHPNFKGARAAAGHLLRHPDVAALRVLVVGPERALYPLRKLALQSGVTLYVPHQKKAGWYWRVTDPGGAKLSALPEYGEPVLRPDGAQGVVLGSVAVDRQGGRLGKGFGWAARGLHLDLPEFTLAHPLMLSAQLPCLPDSVVALIGMPGGVQNPKTFPLAAVSSPSLDSGI; translated from the coding sequence ATGACGCATGCTGCTTATGCGGTGACTCCCGGCGCCTGGCGCGAGCAGGTGTGGACCACCCTGATGCGCGAAGGGCAGTGCAGCTATCCATTGCCGCCCCACGGGCATCATCCGAATTTCAAGGGTGCGCGGGCGGCAGCCGGGCACCTGCTTCGCCATCCGGACGTTGCCGCGCTGAGGGTGCTGGTGGTGGGGCCGGAACGGGCGCTGTATCCCCTGCGCAAACTGGCCCTTCAGTCCGGCGTCACGCTGTACGTGCCGCACCAGAAAAAGGCGGGCTGGTACTGGCGCGTGACTGACCCGGGCGGCGCGAAACTCAGTGCCCTGCCGGAATATGGCGAGCCGGTTCTGCGTCCCGATGGGGCCCAGGGCGTGGTCCTGGGAAGTGTGGCCGTGGACAGACAGGGTGGGCGGCTGGGCAAAGGATTCGGCTGGGCCGCGCGTGGCCTGCATCTGGACCTTCCTGAATTCACGCTGGCCCACCCGCTGATGCTCTCGGCGCAGCTGCCGTGCCTGCCCGACTCGGTGGTGGCGCTGATCGGTATGCCCGGCGGTGTGCAGAATCCCAAGACATTCCCACTGGCTGCCGTCAGCAGCCCCTCTTTAGACTCGGGAATATGA
- a CDS encoding adenylyl cyclase, protein MEGRDLGPHVTIFDPGMPVSHIQAVLDATYARQVNNEMGTERYAYFFRPGVYGTDTQPLQIKVGYYTEIAGLGASPEDVVINGKVEVYNRCLGENGTSNCLALVNFWRTLSNLTVNINARGQDGCRASANFWAVSQAVSVRRVAINGGNLSLMDYCTAGPQYASGGFLADSRAQTVINGSQQQWLTRNSNIGAWSNGVWNQVFAGVIGAPSEAKFPTEPYTTLDTTPLSREKPFLYLDAQGRYQVRVPSAQTNTRGTSWENGITPGRTVPLSEFFIARPSDSIQVINAQLARGRNLLLTPGVYNVAQSILVKRADTVILGMGHATLTAMNGSTPLQVADVPGVIIAGVTIDAGSMLSPVLLQVGKKNGNKGAKKNDPANPTTLSDVYFRVGGPHVGKAATSLEINSDNVLIDHTWVWRADHGIEGFSGDTERWNTNIGRNGVIINGDNVTATGLFVEHFQEYNTIWNGENGLTVLYQNELPYDPPTQDDWSHDGVLGWAGYKVADHVQTHQLYGGGVYVFNQNNPSIRTENGFEVPAAPGIRLHHIMTVNLSAGTINHVVNGLGEAATSEPGHIGVPVYLRDYPVR, encoded by the coding sequence GTGGAGGGGCGCGATCTGGGCCCCCATGTCACCATCTTTGACCCAGGTATGCCAGTCAGTCACATTCAGGCTGTCCTGGACGCAACCTACGCCCGGCAGGTCAACAACGAGATGGGCACCGAGCGCTATGCGTACTTTTTCCGGCCTGGGGTATATGGCACTGACACCCAGCCGCTACAGATCAAGGTCGGGTACTACACCGAGATCGCTGGCCTGGGGGCGTCCCCTGAAGACGTTGTCATCAACGGCAAGGTCGAGGTCTACAACCGCTGCCTGGGGGAGAACGGCACCAGCAACTGTCTGGCACTGGTCAACTTCTGGCGCACACTGTCCAACCTGACTGTCAACATCAACGCCAGGGGTCAGGATGGCTGCCGGGCCTCCGCGAACTTCTGGGCTGTATCTCAGGCGGTCTCGGTGCGCCGTGTAGCAATCAATGGCGGCAACCTGTCTCTGATGGACTACTGCACCGCTGGGCCCCAGTATGCCAGTGGGGGCTTTCTGGCTGACAGCCGCGCACAGACCGTCATCAACGGCTCGCAGCAGCAGTGGCTGACACGAAACAGCAACATCGGTGCCTGGTCCAACGGCGTGTGGAATCAGGTCTTCGCCGGAGTCATAGGTGCGCCGTCAGAGGCCAAATTTCCTACCGAGCCCTACACGACCCTGGATACGACGCCCCTTAGCCGCGAAAAACCCTTCCTGTACCTGGACGCCCAGGGCCGGTATCAGGTCCGTGTGCCTTCAGCCCAGACCAACACCCGGGGAACCTCGTGGGAAAACGGTATAACTCCGGGCCGCACCGTGCCACTCAGCGAATTCTTCATCGCCAGGCCCTCGGACTCCATCCAGGTCATCAATGCGCAACTGGCGCGTGGCCGGAACCTGCTGCTGACCCCTGGAGTTTACAACGTAGCGCAGAGCATTCTGGTCAAGCGGGCCGATACGGTGATTCTGGGCATGGGTCACGCGACGCTGACTGCCATGAACGGCTCGACGCCTCTGCAGGTAGCGGACGTCCCCGGGGTCATCATTGCCGGGGTGACCATTGACGCAGGCAGCATGCTCTCGCCGGTTTTGTTACAGGTCGGAAAAAAGAATGGCAACAAAGGTGCAAAGAAGAATGATCCTGCCAATCCAACTACCCTGAGTGACGTGTATTTCCGCGTGGGTGGTCCGCATGTCGGAAAGGCCGCAACCAGTCTGGAGATTAACAGCGACAACGTGCTGATCGACCACACCTGGGTGTGGCGTGCCGATCACGGCATCGAGGGGTTCTCAGGCGACACTGAGCGCTGGAACACGAACATCGGCCGCAATGGAGTCATCATCAACGGCGACAACGTGACCGCTACGGGACTGTTCGTCGAGCACTTCCAGGAATACAACACCATATGGAACGGCGAAAATGGCCTGACAGTGCTGTACCAGAATGAGTTGCCGTACGATCCACCGACTCAGGATGACTGGAGCCATGACGGGGTGCTTGGCTGGGCCGGGTACAAGGTGGCAGATCACGTACAGACTCACCAGCTTTACGGCGGCGGTGTATACGTATTCAACCAGAACAATCCGTCTATCCGGACGGAGAACGGCTTTGAGGTCCCTGCAGCACCAGGGATTCGACTCCACCACATCATGACTGTGAATCTCAGTGCCGGGACGATCAATCACGTGGTCAACGGCCTGGGAGAGGCAGCCACCAGTGAACCCGGGCATATTGGTGTGCCGGTTTATCTGCGCGACTACCCGGTGAGATAG
- a CDS encoding EAL domain-containing protein translates to MHIEPDAPQVSVAPQDRLGERLQAAERLIYSDAEQAKADLLEIQALAQAAGDLSSEAMAVMLQGNALFFQSRFQQADACSVRAIELAQVCGNQMIHVRALNVLGISAAMQGDYTSAMEYCLECLRIAEAIGDEGNQGRVLSNIGVLRMNIGEYEAALEAVTQAQQIAVRQENVVAYSASTINILVAHYYLKQYDRALALAAQHLTEVRKYNLRQNEVVMQAYVAHALFETGQFQQAADLATEVLPLAEEVGNQEHVVNLRSAYGRALHALDRHDEAAFQLETALGVARERELRALERNILGYLSELCASREDWRLAYAYSRQHQELQRVLHTQDSERRSRVLSVQMQVEMLKREAERERQRNAELSQANTALEQAQQHLAYRATHDALTGLHNRAHFQAEAERHLADLSGGELGMLFIDLDRFKQVNDTLGHDVGDELLDQVGQRLRNVVRTGDLVARLGGDEFTLLLPGLRDASDAERVARKVLASLAQPFQVGGHKLHITGSIGVAVAPQDGMDITTMQKHADVAMYRAKHDGKNAVRTYSAGMGDETAARMDLERDLREALRNGEFVLHYQGQFDVASGALSGYEALVRWQHPVHGMIAPGRFIPVAEDSGLIGPLGTWVLREACRQARAWRADERGLTMSVNVSPVQFDTADFARLVQEALEEAGIRPECLMLELTESTVLRDVASATQQLQRLRALGVRIALDDFGTGQSALSLLRHIPIDQLKIDRSFLPGPDDTDESAQVFLRLLVMLGQARRLNVVAEGVENAEHQALLREMGCPTAQGFYLSRPLPAHQATALLPQIAAPAARAAPELHMASD, encoded by the coding sequence ATGCATATTGAGCCCGACGCCCCTCAAGTCTCGGTTGCTCCTCAGGACCGGTTGGGGGAGCGGCTCCAGGCTGCAGAGCGGCTTATTTATTCAGATGCCGAGCAGGCCAAGGCCGACCTGCTGGAAATTCAGGCGCTGGCCCAAGCCGCCGGCGACCTCTCCAGCGAGGCTATGGCAGTCATGCTGCAGGGCAATGCGCTGTTTTTCCAGTCGCGGTTTCAGCAGGCCGACGCCTGTAGTGTCCGGGCAATTGAGCTGGCGCAGGTATGTGGCAATCAGATGATTCATGTGCGGGCACTGAACGTACTGGGAATCAGCGCCGCTATGCAGGGCGATTACACCAGTGCCATGGAGTATTGCCTGGAGTGCCTCAGGATCGCAGAGGCCATAGGTGATGAAGGCAACCAGGGCCGTGTGCTGAGCAATATTGGTGTTCTACGCATGAACATCGGTGAGTACGAAGCGGCGCTGGAGGCCGTGACTCAGGCGCAGCAGATCGCTGTGCGCCAGGAAAATGTGGTCGCATATTCAGCGTCAACAATCAATATCCTGGTGGCCCACTATTACCTGAAACAGTACGACCGGGCGCTGGCCCTGGCGGCCCAACATCTGACGGAGGTGCGGAAGTACAACCTGCGTCAGAACGAGGTTGTGATGCAGGCCTACGTCGCCCATGCACTGTTCGAAACCGGGCAGTTCCAGCAGGCTGCTGATCTGGCCACTGAGGTTCTGCCGCTGGCAGAGGAAGTAGGCAACCAGGAGCATGTGGTCAACCTGCGCTCGGCGTATGGCCGGGCCCTGCATGCCCTGGACCGGCACGATGAAGCTGCTTTCCAGCTTGAAACTGCCCTCGGGGTTGCCCGGGAGCGGGAGCTCCGGGCGCTCGAGCGCAACATCCTGGGGTACCTCAGCGAACTCTGCGCCTCCCGAGAGGACTGGCGGCTGGCTTATGCCTATAGTCGCCAGCATCAGGAACTCCAGCGGGTCCTGCATACCCAGGACAGTGAGCGCAGAAGCCGGGTTCTGAGCGTGCAGATGCAGGTGGAGATGCTCAAACGTGAGGCCGAGCGTGAGCGCCAGCGCAATGCCGAGCTTTCTCAGGCCAATACTGCTCTGGAGCAGGCCCAGCAGCATCTGGCCTACCGCGCCACACACGACGCCCTGACGGGCCTGCATAACCGCGCTCATTTTCAGGCCGAGGCTGAACGCCACCTCGCTGACCTTTCCGGCGGCGAGCTGGGCATGCTGTTTATCGACCTCGACCGCTTCAAGCAGGTCAACGATACCCTCGGCCATGACGTAGGAGACGAACTGCTCGATCAGGTCGGGCAGCGCCTCAGGAACGTGGTGCGTACCGGAGATCTGGTGGCGCGGCTGGGGGGCGACGAATTTACGTTGCTGCTCCCCGGCCTGCGAGACGCTTCAGACGCTGAGCGCGTGGCGCGCAAGGTACTGGCCAGTCTGGCCCAGCCCTTTCAGGTGGGCGGGCATAAGTTGCATATCACGGGGTCTATCGGGGTAGCAGTTGCGCCTCAGGACGGCATGGACATCACCACCATGCAAAAACATGCCGACGTGGCCATGTACCGCGCCAAGCATGACGGCAAGAATGCGGTCCGGACCTACTCTGCCGGTATGGGGGATGAGACGGCTGCCCGCATGGACCTGGAGCGCGATCTGCGTGAGGCGCTGCGCAACGGAGAATTCGTTCTGCATTATCAGGGGCAGTTCGACGTGGCCAGCGGTGCGCTGAGCGGCTATGAAGCACTGGTCCGCTGGCAGCACCCGGTGCACGGCATGATTGCGCCTGGCCGGTTCATTCCGGTGGCCGAAGACAGTGGCCTGATTGGTCCGCTCGGAACCTGGGTGCTGCGCGAGGCCTGCCGTCAGGCCCGGGCCTGGCGGGCCGATGAACGGGGGCTGACCATGAGCGTAAACGTCAGTCCGGTGCAGTTCGACACCGCTGATTTTGCCCGGCTGGTTCAGGAAGCCCTGGAGGAGGCCGGGATCAGGCCGGAATGCCTGATGCTGGAGCTCACCGAAAGCACGGTGCTGCGTGATGTTGCATCGGCAACCCAGCAGCTGCAGCGCCTGCGCGCGCTGGGGGTCAGGATTGCGCTGGACGACTTCGGGACCGGGCAGAGCGCCCTGAGCCTGCTGCGCCACATCCCGATTGATCAGCTCAAAATTGACCGTTCCTTCCTGCCAGGGCCGGACGACACTGACGAAAGCGCTCAGGTCTTTCTGCGCCTGCTGGTCATGCTGGGCCAGGCGCGAAGACTCAATGTCGTGGCCGAAGGGGTCGAGAATGCCGAACACCAGGCGCTGCTCAGAGAAATGGGCTGTCCTACTGCGCAGGGATTTTACCTGAGCCGGCCACTTCCGGCGCATCAGGCCACGGCCCTGTTGCCGCAAATAGCGGCACCTGCAGCCAGAGCTGCGCCCGAACTTCATATGGCGTCTGACTGA